One window from the genome of Rhodopirellula halodulae encodes:
- a CDS encoding SHD1 domain-containing protein, with the protein MMNRTQFVWTKTGLSLAILVLCVGVVLPGAATNAEDVSYSPKVGDIFHYGVEYRIVERTEGNRQPLMVRQRCRLRIQVLSAASDGWVGKYDTLPFGSGGPIKNKQQVERRLETAEAEFKDPASSLGPAMPAGDPTFAQMRNESRQRMMAAAKEKARRTLLELNAYAGLYRHCSGELHCSRLGEIKFRGDVGPLPFATGTIAALIFLELPSNGMTESGFSTRTNGSLTVRSASSDQEAKSDLSILSLQQPRESIKPGHLAFDREVEIAGGVTAGSQLTLSGSGMWEFSPKMGMPYAGSVDYEIEGSSYYGIADKFDLRVGFHYLDPVRMRLFDAGLLPTPEALDEENLPRLTVQQQREMVKQWEPKTKSRSRLSRNRNLENQLRVIALNSAPPPENSRLERMMKDMLADDASWTDTIDFQRILDRWKNIRKIATGFPRTWSDPSGEFKIRAILQTVDGDGVSLRRLDNDQVIKVPLEKLSEKDVEFAKTFGVAKRIE; encoded by the coding sequence ATGATGAACCGAACGCAATTTGTCTGGACGAAGACTGGTTTGTCGTTGGCCATTTTGGTTCTATGCGTTGGCGTTGTCTTGCCCGGGGCCGCGACGAATGCGGAAGACGTTTCGTACTCGCCGAAGGTGGGAGATATTTTTCACTACGGTGTCGAATACCGGATCGTCGAGCGGACGGAAGGCAATCGCCAACCGTTGATGGTTCGCCAACGATGTCGACTGAGAATCCAAGTCCTGTCGGCGGCGAGCGATGGATGGGTCGGGAAGTATGACACGCTTCCCTTTGGCAGCGGCGGACCCATCAAAAACAAACAGCAGGTGGAGCGACGATTAGAAACCGCTGAGGCTGAGTTCAAAGATCCTGCTTCGAGCTTGGGGCCTGCGATGCCTGCGGGGGACCCGACGTTTGCACAGATGCGGAATGAAAGTCGTCAACGCATGATGGCGGCGGCAAAAGAGAAGGCTCGTCGAACCTTGCTGGAATTGAACGCCTACGCGGGGCTCTATCGTCACTGCTCAGGCGAACTTCATTGCAGTCGTCTCGGTGAGATCAAATTCCGTGGCGATGTGGGACCTTTGCCGTTTGCCACCGGAACCATCGCCGCGTTGATCTTTTTGGAGTTGCCCAGCAACGGAATGACGGAATCTGGTTTCAGCACTCGGACGAATGGATCGTTGACCGTTCGGTCGGCGTCTTCGGACCAGGAAGCCAAGTCCGATCTGTCGATCCTTTCTCTGCAGCAGCCGCGCGAATCGATCAAGCCAGGCCACTTGGCGTTTGATCGAGAGGTCGAGATCGCGGGCGGTGTGACGGCGGGCAGCCAATTGACGTTGTCCGGATCGGGGATGTGGGAGTTCTCACCAAAGATGGGGATGCCCTACGCAGGAAGCGTCGACTACGAAATCGAAGGTTCCAGCTATTACGGCATCGCCGACAAGTTCGATTTACGGGTGGGGTTTCATTATTTGGATCCCGTTCGGATGAGGTTGTTCGACGCCGGGTTGTTGCCGACTCCCGAAGCTTTGGACGAAGAGAATTTGCCTCGTTTGACGGTGCAGCAGCAGCGTGAAATGGTGAAGCAGTGGGAGCCCAAGACCAAGTCGCGAAGCAGACTGTCTCGCAACCGCAATCTTGAGAATCAGTTGCGTGTGATTGCCCTCAACAGTGCTCCGCCACCCGAGAATTCGCGTTTGGAACGCATGATGAAGGACATGCTCGCGGACGATGCGAGTTGGACCGACACGATCGACTTCCAACGGATCCTGGATCGCTGGAAGAATATCCGAAAGATCGCGACCGGGTTCCCACGGACTTGGTCTGATCCGAGTGGTGAGTTCAAGATCCGAGCCATTCTTCAAACCGTCGACGGCGACGGTGTCTCGCTGCGGCGATT